In one Butyrivibrio proteoclasticus B316 genomic region, the following are encoded:
- a CDS encoding carbohydrate ABC transporter permease — MSKQKNKLAGLQKRKAISGYLFISPFIIGFLVFMVKPLFESCYMSFCEVNLAAGNVTKTLNGITNYIFAFRVDPEYNRLLWEEITRMMVYSLAIIVFSFFVALILNQKFKGRALVRAIFFLPVILSSGVIIGLESNNQLMDQLAQTIEQTTQGISVTDALEEVLRTAGIGVRAYEKVFEVIDNIYDVALSSGIQIIIFLSGLQTISSSMYEAADIEGCTKWESLWKITFPMISSLFLVNWLYTVVDFCMRTDNEVIKKIQKVMIDQQQYGNASAMSWIYFLIVLAFVGVTSFLISKRVYYYD; from the coding sequence ATGAGTAAACAAAAGAATAAGTTAGCCGGCTTGCAAAAGCGTAAGGCTATATCGGGATATCTTTTCATATCTCCGTTCATAATCGGTTTTCTGGTCTTTATGGTCAAGCCGCTTTTCGAGTCTTGTTACATGAGTTTCTGTGAGGTTAATCTTGCAGCCGGAAACGTTACAAAGACTCTGAATGGTATTACAAACTACATATTCGCTTTCAGGGTTGATCCTGAATATAACAGACTTCTGTGGGAAGAAATAACCAGAATGATGGTTTATTCCCTGGCAATCATAGTATTTAGCTTCTTCGTAGCGCTGATCCTCAATCAGAAGTTCAAGGGAAGAGCACTTGTAAGAGCGATTTTCTTCCTACCGGTTATTCTTTCTTCCGGCGTTATCATCGGACTTGAATCTAACAACCAGCTTATGGATCAGCTTGCACAGACAATTGAGCAGACAACTCAGGGCATAAGTGTTACAGATGCTCTTGAGGAAGTCCTCAGAACAGCAGGTATTGGTGTAAGAGCTTATGAGAAGGTATTCGAAGTTATAGATAATATTTATGATGTAGCTCTTTCATCAGGTATTCAGATCATCATCTTCCTGTCAGGACTTCAGACAATCTCATCAAGTATGTATGAGGCAGCTGATATAGAAGGATGTACAAAGTGGGAGAGCCTTTGGAAGATCACATTCCCAATGATCAGTTCACTGTTCCTTGTAAACTGGCTCTACACAGTAGTTGATTTCTGTATGAGAACTGATAACGAAGTTATTAAGAAGATTCAGAAGGTAATGATCGATCAGCAGCAGTATGGTAATGCATCAGCGATGTCATGGATTTACTTTTTGATAGTTCTGGCATTCGTAGGAGTAACATCATTCCTGATTTCTAAGAGGGTTTATTATTATGACTAA
- a CDS encoding carbohydrate ABC transporter permease encodes MTNVQNTTEFKKLTFWERNKLSGGYLLQKVVMERAVSIIRFILLFGMCFLILQPIFNKISVSFMTEKDLYNPIVVSIPEHFTTANYRLAAELMSYKSAVLNSLLISFTIAALQIAVCTLVGYGFARFEFPLKKFWFVMVILVILIPPQTIASSLHLHFRYFDILGIFKLITGESINLRGSKIPYYLMSAGCMGLKNGLYIYMIRQYFRNIPGDLEEAAYVDGCGTLKTFIRIMLPQATPILTSCFLFAFVWQWTDGFYSRMFLGNTKLVSTGLSRIVDSLGAYIQRINGVKTTISVAYSNCILATGTLMIIVPLIVLYLFAQRSFVESIAATGIKM; translated from the coding sequence ATGACTAATGTACAAAATACAACTGAATTCAAAAAATTAACATTTTGGGAAAGAAATAAACTCTCTGGTGGTTATCTGCTTCAGAAAGTAGTTATGGAGAGAGCAGTAAGCATTATAAGATTCATTCTTTTATTCGGAATGTGCTTCCTGATCCTTCAGCCAATCTTCAACAAGATATCTGTCAGCTTTATGACAGAAAAAGACCTGTATAACCCTATAGTAGTTTCAATCCCTGAGCATTTCACAACTGCAAACTACAGACTTGCAGCTGAACTTATGAGCTACAAGAGCGCAGTACTTAATTCACTTCTTATTTCATTCACAATCGCTGCTCTTCAGATTGCAGTTTGTACACTTGTTGGATATGGATTTGCAAGATTCGAATTTCCGCTTAAGAAATTCTGGTTCGTAATGGTTATTCTTGTAATCCTGATTCCACCACAGACAATTGCCAGCTCACTTCACTTGCACTTTAGATACTTTGATATCTTAGGAATATTCAAACTTATCACCGGAGAAAGCATTAACCTCCGTGGTTCCAAGATTCCTTACTATCTGATGAGTGCAGGCTGCATGGGACTTAAGAATGGATTGTATATCTACATGATCCGTCAGTACTTCCGTAACATCCCCGGAGACCTTGAAGAGGCCGCTTATGTAGACGGATGCGGAACACTTAAGACATTCATCAGGATCATGCTTCCACAGGCAACACCAATCCTTACATCTTGCTTCCTTTTCGCATTTGTATGGCAGTGGACAGACGGATTCTATTCCAGAATGTTCCTTGGAAATACCAAGCTTGTCAGCACAGGCCTTTCAAGAATCGTAGACAGCCTTGGTGCTTATATCCAGAGAATTAACGGTGTTAAGACTACAATTTCTGTTGCTTATTCTAACTGTATCCTTGCAACAGGAACACTTATGATCATCGTTCCACTTATCGTTCTTTACCTTTTCGCTCAGAGATCATTCGTAGAGAGTATTGCTGCTACTGGTATAAAAATGTAA
- a CDS encoding ABC transporter substrate-binding protein encodes MRKSLTTKATAAIAAAAMLTSMAGCGAETAPASTDTQQPAETTTETAETATAEATTEAAAEEAPSDEYDPYQVITDADGNPVDLGGMEIVIRDWWSGDPTEPQNEYEEAVKDYHDWLQETYNFTLTQTAMSDWGSTPTDFVDYATTGGDENYIFTLRDDPAITSAMANGLMYDLSTLDCLDFSQDKFQRNLLHEQYGKGDAIYAMFAGYSEARTGVYFNKRILTEAGIDPESIYDMQADGTWTWDKFEDLLSKVQQDKDNDGTVDIYGLTLNEGVMTTEAVFSNGGSYIDKDASGKFVYNLESPETLEALEWTVNIFDKYDAEVANPEGAEWDYYKEQFLNGQAAFLVEDEYAGCPGNFLEDMQDEIGFVMFPKGPKMNDYINVWSNNPVAIPACYDADKAWKLAFAWNLWTNAPAAEYVDYNGYLSTARNGKFDERAVDETIQMMTEKGTVAFHGMVPNLNLGSDFVWNIGPGAVVSEQVEAIRDTWKAYVDEANK; translated from the coding sequence ATGAGAAAGTCTCTAACAACAAAAGCAACAGCTGCTATCGCAGCAGCAGCTATGCTCACAAGCATGGCAGGATGCGGAGCTGAGACAGCACCAGCATCAACAGACACACAGCAGCCAGCTGAAACAACAACAGAAACAGCTGAGACAGCTACAGCAGAAGCTACAACAGAGGCAGCTGCTGAGGAAGCACCATCTGACGAGTATGACCCATATCAGGTTATCACAGATGCAGATGGCAACCCAGTAGATCTTGGTGGTATGGAAATTGTTATCCGCGACTGGTGGTCAGGTGATCCAACAGAACCACAGAATGAGTATGAAGAGGCTGTTAAGGATTACCATGATTGGCTTCAGGAGACATACAACTTCACACTTACACAGACAGCTATGTCTGACTGGGGTTCAACACCTACAGATTTCGTAGATTATGCTACAACAGGTGGCGATGAGAACTATATCTTCACACTTCGTGATGATCCAGCTATCACATCTGCTATGGCTAACGGTCTTATGTATGACCTTTCTACACTTGATTGCCTTGATTTCTCACAGGACAAGTTCCAGAGAAACCTTCTTCACGAGCAGTATGGTAAGGGAGATGCAATCTACGCTATGTTCGCTGGCTATTCAGAGGCACGTACAGGCGTTTACTTCAACAAGAGAATCCTTACAGAGGCTGGTATCGATCCTGAATCTATCTACGATATGCAGGCTGATGGAACATGGACATGGGATAAGTTCGAAGACCTTCTCTCAAAGGTTCAGCAGGATAAGGATAACGATGGTACAGTAGATATCTATGGTCTTACACTTAACGAAGGTGTTATGACAACAGAAGCTGTTTTCTCAAACGGCGGTTCTTACATCGACAAGGATGCTAGCGGAAAGTTCGTATACAACCTTGAGTCACCTGAGACACTTGAAGCTCTTGAGTGGACAGTTAACATCTTTGATAAGTATGATGCAGAAGTAGCTAACCCAGAGGGTGCTGAGTGGGATTACTACAAAGAGCAGTTCCTTAACGGTCAGGCAGCATTCCTTGTAGAGGATGAGTACGCTGGATGCCCAGGTAACTTCCTTGAGGATATGCAGGATGAAATTGGTTTCGTAATGTTCCCTAAGGGACCTAAGATGAACGACTACATCAACGTTTGGTCAAACAACCCAGTTGCTATCCCTGCTTGCTATGATGCAGACAAGGCTTGGAAGCTTGCATTTGCTTGGAACCTCTGGACAAACGCTCCAGCTGCTGAGTACGTTGATTACAACGGATACCTTTCAACAGCTAGAAACGGTAAGTTCGATGAGAGAGCAGTTGATGAGACAATCCAGATGATGACAGAAAAGGGAACAGTTGCATTCCACGGAATGGTTCCTAACCTTAACCTTGGTTCTGACTTCGTATGGAACATTGGACCTGGCGCTGTAGTATCAGAGCAGGTTGAAGCTATCCGTGATACATGGAAGGCTTATGTTGACGAAGCTAACAAATAA